The Buttiauxella selenatireducens genome has a window encoding:
- the eutC gene encoding ethanolamine ammonia-lyase subunit EutC, with the protein MDQKQIEEIVRSVLAQMHKPENAVQPAIAATPVTQAVVQITEESCSVDLGSTEAKMWIGVKNPHRAEVLEELRHSTAARVCTGRAGPRPRTQALLRFLADHSRSKDTVLKEVPAEWVQQQGLLELQSEISDKNLYLTRPDLGRRLSANAIETLRTSCKQNPDVQVVISDGLSTDAITANYGEILPPLLQGLEQSGLHVGTPFFVRYGRVKIEDQIGELLGAKVVILLVGERPGLGQSESLSCYAVYSPKTATTVEADRTCISNIHRGGTPPVEAAAVIVELAKRMLAQKASGINLTR; encoded by the coding sequence GCAGTGTTCTGGCTCAGATGCATAAACCGGAAAATGCCGTACAGCCTGCCATTGCCGCAACGCCAGTAACGCAAGCCGTTGTTCAAATAACAGAAGAAAGCTGTAGCGTGGATTTGGGCTCAACTGAAGCCAAAATGTGGATTGGTGTGAAGAACCCTCATCGTGCCGAGGTGCTGGAAGAACTGCGCCACAGCACCGCTGCACGTGTTTGTACCGGGCGTGCAGGCCCTCGTCCGCGCACGCAGGCGTTATTACGATTCCTGGCTGACCATTCACGCTCGAAGGACACCGTTCTCAAAGAAGTGCCAGCTGAATGGGTTCAACAGCAAGGGCTACTGGAGCTGCAATCAGAAATCAGCGACAAAAATCTCTATCTCACCCGCCCAGATTTAGGGCGTCGCTTAAGTGCTAACGCTATCGAAACGCTGCGCACCAGTTGCAAACAGAACCCTGACGTTCAGGTAGTGATTTCTGACGGTCTTTCAACCGACGCTATCACCGCTAACTATGGCGAGATCTTACCGCCGCTGTTGCAGGGACTGGAACAATCCGGGCTGCATGTTGGCACACCGTTCTTTGTCCGCTATGGGCGCGTGAAGATCGAGGACCAAATCGGTGAATTGCTGGGCGCGAAAGTGGTGATTTTGCTGGTAGGGGAGCGTCCAGGGCTGGGGCAATCAGAAAGCTTATCTTGCTACGCAGTGTATTCACCAAAAACCGCCACGACGGTGGAAGCTGACCGCACCTGTATCTCCAATATTCACCGGGGTGGTACGCCACCTGTTGAAGCGGCTGCTGTGATTGTCGAACTTGCAAAACGTATGCTGGCGCAGAAAGCGTCGGGCATCAACCTGACTCGTTAA